A genomic segment from Branchiostoma floridae strain S238N-H82 chromosome 7, Bfl_VNyyK, whole genome shotgun sequence encodes:
- the LOC118420179 gene encoding uncharacterized protein LOC118420179: MVLYNETTEQYPGTYGSHDQPVDESHCTEEEDITNPRQASQQRGHGGQSTAEDTDEMGRNGARLLENPMYAVGVLQQDDGGSLREDETKQESPGTDEFHQNPGNDVYHCIGDDERTSPRQASHQSGHGGQPTAEDTDKTGRNGDLLQNQMYAAGVLRQDDGEPVTNTRRSGHDGHSTAEDTDKTGRNGARLLENPMYAAGVLPQDDGVVAAVIGAGAGLVTFLTTVKETHPPTHNSSLERSGTSSRPVSPFPTTPTDSTLENKNGNLSS; encoded by the exons ATGGTTCTGTACAACGAAACCACAGAACAATATCCTGGCACCTATGGGTCCCATGACCAGCCCGTCGATGAGAGTCACTGCACTGAGGAAGAAGATATCACCAACCCACGACAGGCTAGTCAGCAAAGAGGACACGGTGGACAGTCAACTGCAGAAGATACAGACGAGATGGGCCGTAACGGTGCCCGCCTGCTGgagaacccgatgtacgcgGTGGGTGTGTTACAACAAGATGACGGAG GTTCCCTCCGAGAGGACGAAACCAAACAAGAATCTCCTGGTACCGATGAGTTCCATCAGAATCCGGGCAACGACGTGTACCACTGCATTGGTGACGATGAAAGAACCAGCCCACGACAGGCTAGTCACCAAAGCGGACACGGTGGACAGCCAACTGCAGAAGATACAGACAAGACGGGCCGTAACGGTGACCTGTTGCAGAACCAGATGTACGCGGCGGGTGTGTTACGTCAAGACGACGGAG AGCCTGTAACAAATACCAGACGAAGCGGACACGATGGACACTCAACTGCAGAAGATACAGACAAGACGGGCCGTAACGGTGCCCGCCTGTTGgagaacccgatgtacgcgGCGGGTGTGTTACCACAGGACGACGGAG TTGTAGCTGCGGTCATTGGTGCAGGAGCTGGTCTCGTCACATTCCTCACAACCGTGAAGGAGACTCATCCTCCAACACACAACAGTTCTCTGGAGCGGAGTGGTACGTCAAGCCGACCAGTGTCACCATTCCCCACCACCCCTACCGATTCTACACTggaaaacaaaaatggaaacctcTCG TCTTAG